A genomic region of Salvelinus namaycush isolate Seneca chromosome 7, SaNama_1.0, whole genome shotgun sequence contains the following coding sequences:
- the LOC120051562 gene encoding cell wall integrity and stress response component 2-like: MKKTRRKWRGLRDRSGSASSGQQPWRFCHILSFLDPCIVPRATSGNFTATPSTTSSTIVVATGASRPSTSPTSATITSTGGVRPSTTSSTSMTTTGAVRPSTTSSTSMTTTGAAMEDDEMEEAPLDLGPPEIIMNLTEVTTEDLVEQDVAVERNRERNEEEQCHTRRHRRYQTPDPLNSFQQRLLQAVERDAAQPDAHRKEDEETLFAMSLVPTLKRLPQQRQAAVKVKMYQLLFQAEFNEMESI; encoded by the exons ATG AAGAAGACTAGGAGGAAGTGGAGAGGACTCAGGGACAGGTCTGGGTCAGCATCTTCAGGCCAGCAGCCTTGGCGCTTCTGCCACATTCTTTCTTTTCTGGATCCATGTATTGTGCCTAGGGCAACGAGTGGCAATTTTACAGCCACACCCTCTACTACGTCATCCACAATTGTTGTCGCCACCGGTGCATCAAGACCCTCAACGTCACCTACAAGTGCGACCATCACCTCCACCGGTGGAGTGAGACCCTCTACAACATCATCCACGAGTATGACCACCACCGGTGCAGTGAGACCCTCTACAACATCATCCACGAGTATGACCACCACCGGTGCAGCCATGGAAGATGATGAAATGGAGGAAGCACCTCTGGATCTAGGACCACCTGAGATTATTATGAACCTCACGGAAGTGACCACTGAGGACCTCGTTGAACAGGATGTGGccgtggagagaaacagagagagaaacgaaGAGGAACAATGTCACACCAGGCGTCATCGGAGGTACCAGACCCCAGATCCACTCAACTCATTTCAGCAGAGGCTCCTCCAAGCCGTCGAGAGGGATGCAGCCCAACCTGATGCTCACAGGAAGGAGGATGAAGAGACCCTCTTTGCCATGAGCCTGGTGCCAACCCTGAAGAGGCTGCCTCAGCAAAGACAAGCAGCAGTCAAGGTTAAAATGTATCAGCTGCTTTTCCAAGCCGAGTTCAATG AAATGGAGTCAATTTAG